Proteins encoded within one genomic window of Balaenoptera musculus isolate JJ_BM4_2016_0621 chromosome 12, mBalMus1.pri.v3, whole genome shotgun sequence:
- the DYNLT2 gene encoding tctex1 domain-containing protein 3 isoform X1, with amino-acid sequence MEKRGRGGKLPSTAAPLQPPMTPRKERRPSMFEKEAYAQILRERLRESIHDVQYVEPPFDDSIADTGKEWKSALAKLKFANSYRMEPLKKFQAHSVETKVQQILKENLKDVKYDDKVFSHLSLELADRILLAVKEFGFHRYKFIIKVLFIQKTGQAINIASRWIWDIAWDTWVAAKHETETYVALALVFALYCE; translated from the exons ATGGAGAAGCGGGGACGGGGTGGGAAGCTGCCGTCTACTGCGGCGCCTTTGCAGCCGCCGATGACGCCTCGGAAAGAGAGGAGGCCTAGCATGTTCGAGAAGGAGGCA tATGCACAGATTTTAAGAGAAAGACTGAGAGAATCAATTCATGATGTTCAGTACGTAGAGCCACCATTTGATGACTCAATTGCTGATACAGGTAAAGAATGGAAGAGTGCCCTGGCAAAACTAAAGTTTGCTAATTCATATAGAATGGAGCCACTGAAAAAATTCCAGGCTCATTCAGTAGAAACGAAAGTCCAGCAGATATTAAAG gaaaatcttaaagatgTCAAATATGATGACAAAGTCTTCTCTCATTTGTCGCTTGAATTAGCAGATCGCATATTGCTAGCAGTCAAAGAATTTGGGTTCCACCGTTATAAGTTcattataaaagtattatttattcaaaagacGGGTCAGGCAATCAAT ATTGCCAGCAGATGGATCTGGGATATTGCGTgggacacttgggttgctgcGAAACATGAAACTGAAACTTATGTGGCATTGGCCTTAGTATTTGCTCTTTACTGTGAATAG
- the DYNLT2 gene encoding tctex1 domain-containing protein 3 isoform X2: MEKRGRGGKLPSTAAPLQPPMTPRKERRPSMFEKEAYAQILRERLRESIHDVQYVEPPFDDSIADTGKEWKSALAKLKFANSYRMEPLKKFQAHSVETKVQQILKIASRWIWDIAWDTWVAAKHETETYVALALVFALYCE, translated from the exons ATGGAGAAGCGGGGACGGGGTGGGAAGCTGCCGTCTACTGCGGCGCCTTTGCAGCCGCCGATGACGCCTCGGAAAGAGAGGAGGCCTAGCATGTTCGAGAAGGAGGCA tATGCACAGATTTTAAGAGAAAGACTGAGAGAATCAATTCATGATGTTCAGTACGTAGAGCCACCATTTGATGACTCAATTGCTGATACAGGTAAAGAATGGAAGAGTGCCCTGGCAAAACTAAAGTTTGCTAATTCATATAGAATGGAGCCACTGAAAAAATTCCAGGCTCATTCAGTAGAAACGAAAGTCCAGCAGATATTAAAG ATTGCCAGCAGATGGATCTGGGATATTGCGTgggacacttgggttgctgcGAAACATGAAACTGAAACTTATGTGGCATTGGCCTTAGTATTTGCTCTTTACTGTGAATAG
- the DYNLT2 gene encoding tctex1 domain-containing protein 3 isoform X3: MEKRGRGGKLPSTAAPLQPPMTPRKERRPSMFEKEAYAQILRERLRESIHDVQYVEPPFDDSIADTDCQQMDLGYCVGHLGCCET; the protein is encoded by the exons ATGGAGAAGCGGGGACGGGGTGGGAAGCTGCCGTCTACTGCGGCGCCTTTGCAGCCGCCGATGACGCCTCGGAAAGAGAGGAGGCCTAGCATGTTCGAGAAGGAGGCA tATGCACAGATTTTAAGAGAAAGACTGAGAGAATCAATTCATGATGTTCAGTACGTAGAGCCACCATTTGATGACTCAATTGCTGATACAG ATTGCCAGCAGATGGATCTGGGATATTGCGTgggacacttgggttgctgcGAAACATGA